Part of the Thermococcus barossii genome is shown below.
ACTCCTTGTAGAGTTCGTCAGCCTTCTTCACCTGGTCGTTGAAGTCGCTCTCCCAGCCGAAGTCGTTGAGTATCGGGCCTATCGGGTGGGCGTAGGGGACTGTGGTGACCTCGACGTTGCCGTTTCCTAGTAGGAGGTTTATCTTCTCGTGCTCTTCGAAGGTGTGGTTGAGGAGCCACATCTGAGCGTTGAGGACGGTCTTAACGTCGTCCCTCGTGTAGCCTCCCTCGTCCACCTTGTCGTAGAGGGCCTTTAGCTCGGGGTGGGTCATGATGTAGTTGTAGTCTATCCAGGCGAGGTTGAAAAGGACTGCTAGGTCAATGTAGTCCTGCTCGGTGAACTCGTTGGTGACCGCAACCTTCTGTTCCTCGAGCGGAAGGTTGGCGTACTTGGCCTTTGCCTGGAGCATCTTGTTCTTCAGCTCCGTGTAGCGGTTCCAGAAGTCCCTTATCGGGTTGCCATTGGGATCGGTTATCGGCTCGCCGTTCCAGGGGATGGTGTGGTCAAAGAACCCGCCCGGTGCCTGGAGTATGAACCACTTCTCGTCAACAGTCAGGGGCTCTCCGTTGGCTATTTTCTCGGTGACTATCTGGTAGTTGTCCTTGGCGCCGTTCATGTAGTCCGCCAGCTGGGCTATAAGGGAGCCCGATAAATCAATGGTTGCGTGAACCTCCGGATACTGGCTCAGGTAGTAGGCCATCTTCCAGTAGTTGTTGGCAGCGTGGAGCCTGACCCAGGGCCTTGTGTATATCCCCTGAATCGGATCGTAGTAGTAGGGCTGGTGCTGGTGCCACACTATTATAACGTTGAGCGGCTTCGGCTCCGCCGCTCCAACGGTCTTTACGTTCGCTCCAACGATGCTTCCGAGCATCAAAATTGCAATAAACAGGGCAACCACCCGTCTCATACTATCACCTCATTCCTTCAGGCCTCCGACAGTGAGGCCGCTCCTTATGTAGTTTTGAGCCAGCATGAACATCACGAACACCGGCAGGGCAAAGAGCAACGCCGCGGCTGCGAAGTAGCTCCAGTCTATTCCCCTGCCTATGCCCCCCATGAGCAGGTATATCCACACTGAAAGCGGCTGGTTCTTCTCAGTCAGCAGGAGGCTTGCCAGGATGAACTCCGTCCAGCCGCCTATGAAGGCGAAGATTGAAACTGTGGCTATTCCTGGAAGCGCCATGGGCAGGAGCACGTGACGGATTATCTGCAGGTAGCCTGCGCCGTCGACCAGGGCCGCCTCGTCAAAGTCTGGGCTTATGGAGTCTATGTAACCCTTGAGGAGCCACGTGTTGAAGGGAACGCTTCCTGCCGCGTAGATGAAGGACAGCACCGGTAGCTTGTCGTAGAGGCCGAGCTTGACGACCATACCGTAGAGCGCTATCAAACCCGCTATGCCGAGGCCTCCTGCGACCTGGGTGAACATCAGGTAGAAGTACAGCACATGGTCTCTGCCGAAGAACTTCATGCGTGAGAACGCATATGCCGCAGGGACGACGAAGATGAGGGTCAGCAGCACCGCCAGACCGGCGATTATGAGGCTGTTCTTGAGGTAGCCGAAGAACAGTGAGTTGACGAACATCCCTATGCGGGTGAATGTTACCCTTCCTGAGTTCCTGACTACGATGTAATCCCTTCCCGTTGGGCCCTTTTGGAGAATCCCCGAGAATGATGTTCCCGCAACCTCGCCGCTCGTAAGCTCAAGGTTTCTGACCAGCCCGAATCCGATGCTCCCGTCGTCGTTGACCTTCGTGAGCACGAAAAGGCCTTTAACGTTCCCCGTCAGCTGTCCCTGCACGTTTTTGTCCGTGGTAACTTCAAAGACCGCACTGGGTAGTGGTATCTCAAAGGTCAACCCCGTAAAGGGTCCGTACTTTACCTTCCCCACGA
Proteins encoded:
- a CDS encoding ABC transporter permease subunit; its protein translation is MKGMRKGEALRSLVLTALAVFVMFMILFPVYYIFVVSITPGSTLATTEFHLIPRNVSLDSYREVLFGFKGTRISENFTGTIEGTAHIEDGKLYVINGKLVGKVKYGPFTGLTFEIPLPSAVFEVTTDKNVQGQLTGNVKGLFVLTKVNDDGSIGFGLVRNLELTSGEVAGTSFSGILQKGPTGRDYIVVRNSGRVTFTRIGMFVNSLFFGYLKNSLIIAGLAVLLTLIFVVPAAYAFSRMKFFGRDHVLYFYLMFTQVAGGLGIAGLIALYGMVVKLGLYDKLPVLSFIYAAGSVPFNTWLLKGYIDSISPDFDEAALVDGAGYLQIIRHVLLPMALPGIATVSIFAFIGGWTEFILASLLLTEKNQPLSVWIYLLMGGIGRGIDWSYFAAAALLFALPVFVMFMLAQNYIRSGLTVGGLKE